A stretch of Lathyrus oleraceus cultivar Zhongwan6 chromosome 6, CAAS_Psat_ZW6_1.0, whole genome shotgun sequence DNA encodes these proteins:
- the LOC127093365 gene encoding F-box protein At2g27310, with the protein MSVAPIDSIASLSSDLFYDILRRLDGSALASLACTCAAFCSISKEESLWEDVCASVWPSTNREDVKSLISSIGGFRKFYADCFPLIINKEVGEYQWNNYHEYLDDLTEAEYYGDTNEFESITPSDFVSIVDIRFKGKPICSKVLSGIPNADDNAGWFYNCPFRIDLLTYADRNDNNDGEGEGEVTLSVTDGLPPITSMERERKDGKLWHELRDGLLLSWILVNKKIKQAANLASWSPLDGQRHWPTDKDFVIRFGSVLPAKDILPSQVVQCILVMKFRVVHIEEEGFETSLKLTELSMQLEDMEGSHVNGKNSLHILKEALSCRRSKNYSEAIESCHMYSKVQNELKEEKMRSESRLDTFCILTGIAAFMTFWYYVL; encoded by the coding sequence ATGTCAGTTGCACCAATTGATAGCATAGCTTCATTGAGTAGTGATCTCTTCTATGACATATTACGACGACTTGACGGCTCCGCATTAGCTAGTTTAGCTTGTACATGTGCAGCATTTTGTTCCATCTCAAAAGAAGAGAGTTTATGGGAAGATGTATGCGCATCCGTGTGGCCTTCTACCAATAGGGAGGATGTCAAAAGTTTAATCTCCTCGATCGGTGGTTTTAGAAAATTCTACGCCGATTGTTTTCCTCTTATCATAAACAAGGAGGTCGGAGAGTATCAGTGGAACAACTACCACGAGTATCTTGATGATTTGACCGAAGCCGAATACTACGGAGATACAAATGAATTTGAAAGCATCACCCCATCAGATTTTGTTTCCATTGTAGATATCAGGTTTAAGGGGAAACCAATCTGCTCCAAAGTTCTATCTGGAATTCCAAATGCGGACGATAACGCTGGTTGGTTCTACAACTGTCCTTTTCGTATCGATCTCCTCACTTACGCTGATAGAAATGATAACAATGACGGGGAGGGGGAGGGGGAGGTGACTCTTTCCGTAACCGATGGTCTTCCACCAATTACATCAATGGAAAGAGAAAGGAAAGACGGGAAACTATGGCACGAGCTTCGTGACGGTCTTCTTCTTAGTTGGATATTAGtaaacaagaaaataaaacaagcTGCTAATCTTGCTAGCTGGAGTCCTCTTGACGGTCAAAGACATTGGCCGACGGATAAAGACTTTGTTATCCGATTCGGATCGGTTCTGCCCGCAAAAGACATTCTTCCTTCTCAAGTAGTGCAGTGTATCCTTGTTATGAAGTTTAGAGTGGTTCACATTGAAGAAGAAGGGTTTGAAACTAGTCTTAAGTTAACAGAACTTAGCATGCAGTTGGAAGATATGGAAGGTTCCCATGTTAATGGAAAAAACAGTTTGCATATTCTTAAGGAAGCACTTAGTTGCAGAAGGAGCAAGAATTATAGTGAAGCAATTGAATCTTGTCATATGTATTCAAAAGTGCAAAATGAGTTGAAAGAGGAGAAGATGAGAAGTGAAAGTAGGTTGGATACGTTTTGTATTTTAACTGGGATTGCTGCTTTTATGACATTCTGGTACTATGTTTTGTGA